GCAACCAGTGTTTGCTTGATAGACCGCCAGGAGATGGCTGCACCACCATAGAGAAACACAAAACCAGTCTGTGATCTGGCATTATGCGGGTCAGACATATAGCCAGCATCAACATAACCCACCATAGTGGGAACCCCCTTTCTCGAGTACCATAGCCCAAGGTCTTGAGTACCTTGTAGGTACCTGAGGATAGTTTTCACGCCAACCCAATGTCTTATGGTGGGGGCGGCACTGTACCTTGCCAACAGGTTCACTGCGAATGCAATGTCTGGCCTTGTGCAATTTGCAAGATACATTAGTGCACCGATGGCACTTAGGTATGGGACTTCGGGTCCCAAAAcctcctcatcctcttccttGGGTCGGAATGGATCTTTATCTGCTTCTAAGGATCGAACAACCATAGGGGTTTTCAGAGGGTGGCACTTGTCCATATTAAACTTTTCAAGTACCCTCTTTGTATAGGTGGACTGGTGTACAAACACTCCTTCAGGGAGGTGTTCGATCTGCAGGCCCAAACAGAACTTGGTTTTACCCAAGTCTTTCATCTCAAACTCTGTCTTGAGGTAAGCCGATGCTTCCTCAATGTCCCTTGTGGTTCCGATGATATTCAAATCATCAACATAAACTAAGATGATGCAGAATCCATAAGTAGATTTCTTGATGAACACAAAGGGACAATCATCATTGTTTGTGTAACCTCTCTTTAGGAGAAAGTTACTCAAACGGTTGAACCACATCCTTCCGGACTGTTTCAACCCATACAACGACCGCTGCAGGCGGATGCTAAACATGTTGCGGTTTTGATTCGGTTCAGGGATCTTGAGTCCTTGAGGGACTTTCATATAAATTTCCGAATCAAGTGACCCATACAAATATGCGGCCACAACGTCTATCAACTGCATTTTTAAATTCAAGTTTGCTGCCATAGATATGAGATATCGAAACGTTATGCCACTCATAACATGAGAGTAAGTCTCATCATAATCGATGGCGGGTCTCTGCGTGAACCCTTGTGCCACCAGCCTCGCTTTGTACCTCACCACCACACCATGTTCATTCCTCTTCCGGAAGAAGACCCATTTGCATCCTACAGGGATGATTTTTGGAGGTGTTCGGACTGCAGGTCCAAAAACCTCTCTTTGGCAAAGCGAGCGCAATTCCGCCTCAATTGCTGCTTTTCATTTGTCCCAATCAGAGCGCTTCCGGCACTCTATTATGGACTTTGGTTTTGGATCCGGGTCCATTGAGTCAGCAATTTTTGAGGCGAAATTTATGTCGACAACAGTGGTCTTTCTATTAAATGACTCTCCTGATTCCACATAATTAGTGCCGATCTCCTCATGATCATCCTCCCGCTCATCGTGATTTCCCATAACGATTGAGCTGGGGTGTTCTGATCCACCAATACGATATTGAGCGCGCGATGCATGGTGGTTTCCATCTTCAGGATGGGGTCCTTCAGGGACCAACTCGACTCCAGGTCGAGCCGCCACTTCAAGGGCGTTCTCAACTTCAGGTTGAGCTTCTTCAACTGATTCCTTAAGTGATGCAAGTGGCTCAGGTACTCGTCTTTGCGGACATCTCCACGGGACCTTGTCCTGAGCGCCCATAGGTCTCCCCCTCTTCCTAGGATTAGGGGTAGAGACTATAGAGTTAGTATCCTTTAGGGGTACCTAAACTCTCTCTAGCGCATTTACTGCAAGTATATGCGACCTTGTCAACTTTTTGTGATCAGTGAAGGCATCTAGCAGCTCATTTACAAGATTTTACAAATGTATGATCCTCTGAACTTCTAGTTCAGACTCACTGGTGCGTGGATCTAAGGATTGCAACCCCGTTGCATTCCATTCAATTTCCCGGCATTCTTCTGGATACCTTTCTCCCCCTAATGCTGGGAAATGGTCTTCGTCAAAGACACAATCAGCGTGCCGAGCCGTATGAAGATCCCCAGTCATAGGCTCTAAATATTTGATTATGGATGGAGTCTCATAACCAACATAGATCCCCAGCTTCCGGTGGGGTCCCATTGATGTACGCTGAGGTGGTGGTATTGGCACGTACACCGCATTGCTAAATATACACAGATGGGAAATACTTGGTTCTTTCCCACGCACCAACTGTAAGGGGGATATTTCATGATATGCAGTTGGCATGAGTTGAATTAGTGCTGCAGCATGCAACACTACATGGCCCCAACAACTAGTTGGCAGCTTACAATTCTGCAACAACGACCGTGCAATCCACTTGATCCTCTTGATCGAGGATTCGGCTAGACCATTTTGTGTGTGGACATGTGGTACTGAATGCTCTACCTTGATGCCCATGGCTGAACAATAATCATCAAAGGCTTTTGACCTGAACTCACCAGCATTATCCATCCGAATGGACTGAATGCGGTTATCAGGGAAACTCGCCCTTAGCCTGATTATTTGGGCAATAAGCTTTGAAAAAGCATGGTTTCTAGTGGACAACAGGTCCACATAGCACCATCTGGTAGATGCATCAATCAATACCATGAAATACCTAAACGGGCCCGACAGGGGCTGAATAGGTCCACAAATGTCGCCTTGTATCCTTTGCAGGAATACAGACGACTCATCCCTAATCTTCAGGAGGGATGGTCTAGTGATTAGTTTCCCCTTTGCACATGCAGTGCAAATAAAATCTTCAGGATTAGGGAAACCATTAACATCATGGCCAGTAGAATTATTGATGATTCTTCTCATCATGCTCAACCCATGATGACACAATCGGTCCTGCCATATTCGAAATGATTCAGCGTTTCGGAATATGGTTTTCATCGCAACATATCCTTCAGTGGGTTTTATGTACGTGTAGTACAAACCCGATGGCGATGAAGGGAGTCTTTCCACTACTCGCTTCTGGTATCCATTGAATTTAGTGATTAGCAGGTATTCAGTACCTTGCTCAATCTCAGTTTCTACATGGAAACCATTCGAACGGATATCTTTGAAGCTTAAGAGGGTGCGCTTCGAGTCAGGATACAATAATGCATCCTTCACAAATATCTGCGTACCCATAGGGAGAACCAGTGTGGCACTTCCGGTGCCCACGATATGAGCATTGCTTCTGGCAATGGTCATAATATTTCCACTTTTCTTTGTCAATGTATGAAAACATCTGGTTCCCCTTAATATTGTATTAGTAGTACCACTGTCTACAAGACAGATCTccgcttcagccatagggtcccCACAATTTCTGTCAACCATCATAAATAAGAAACAAGAATTGATCATAAAGCATAGAGCTAAATTACTTTTATTCCTGGGAAAACATTACATAGGTTTGGACCATTCATTACACAAATGCTCTTCGGGAGCATGCATGGCCAAACATCATGATAATAAACTAGTACATGTGGACATCGCATTTAACGTGACATGATATTTTGGAGATTACTGCAGGTCCCCAAATACGTCTATGTCATCAAGAAGGCTGTCCTCATTTTCGCCCATTCGGACGTCTCCACCGCTTGCGTCAACATTCATGTCGTCGCGCTCCTGAGCTTCTGGCTTAGTGGTGAAGTGGGACTCATGTTGACCTTTTCCTTTCTTGCTCTGCTGGTAAAGGTCAACCAGGTGCCTGGGGGTGCGGCATTTACGGGACCAATGTCCCTTTGTCCCGCATCTGTAGCATTCACCTTGCTCCTCCCCGCTATGGTCACCTTTATCCTTCTTGGCTTCGATTCTACCCTTGGgctttccctttcctttgcctttgAAAATGGCACCTCTGTTCCCCTTCCATTTCCCTTTTCCACGGCCCTTTTTGTGGTTGCGAGAGCTCTCAGCAACATTGGCGTGTGCTTCAGGCACAGCCATGGAACCAGTGGGCTGGACAGAATGATTGTTCATAAGAACCTCATTCTGTTGTTCAGCGATAGACAATACCTCGCTCATCTCAGAGTACTTAGTGTACTTTGAGTTCCTGTATTGCTGCTGCAGTACAATGTTCCCGAGGTGGAAGGTGGATAGAGTTTTCTCGATCATATCAGCGCCTGTGATCTTCTAGCCACATAGACGCATCTTAGTCACAATCCTGTGTAAAGCAGAGTTATACGCTGCCACAGACTTGAAGTCTTGGAAGCGCAGGGTGATCCAGTCCTGTTGTGACCTTGGGAGCACAATCGACCGCTGCTGGCTGAAGCGATCCTTCAAGGACTGCCATAAAACCAGTGGATCCCTCTCCGTCATGTACTCAGACTTCAGGTTTGGGTGGAGATGGTGTCGCAAAAAGTGCAACGCCTTTGCTTTATCAGGTTTTGTGCGTTCATCCTTGCCAGCTTCAGGCTGGACAATGGTATGATTGAGGCCCATGCTATCGAGTTTTATCTCGACGTCGGTAGCCCAAGTGAGGTAGTTGCTGCCGTCCACGGCAAGCGCATCGAACTCCCTCTTTGTGATGTCCGACATGCCTGCACAGTTAATGCACAGGATTAATATCGGTGCGTAATCTTCAGGATTACGACTGAGTATAGTCTTCAGGACTATACAAATATTTCCTAGGTGCAATCTTTAGGATTGCTTTGCGATTAAGTAAATATAtaaattgcaagaaagtaaattCACAGAAATTAAATAAGTGCAAGAAATAAAATGCAATAAATTATAATATGCAATAATAATATAAAAGCAGTGGACTTCAGGCCACAAAATTCTCAAGGACTTCGGGCCGGGTATTTGGATATTTTAGTGGACTTCGGGCCACTATTATGCACAAAATGAGGTGTTTGTGCATCTTATCCATAATGGGCCTAAAGGACCCAATCTGATGTTTAATGGGCTGCCTGGTTTGGCCCAGCCATCCGTGACCATTCATCTTAATCAACGGCTCACGCACTCCCAGCCAGAGTATAAAGGGGTGggtcaaaaccctaaccctaatccctTTCATTCTCTCCCTCATCTCTTCTTCAGGAAGCTTctgaggggcggcggcctctgGCGCAGGCGCCATAGGGGGAGGACCAGCTGGCGGTGGCTcgtccagggcggcggcggtgacgggcAGGGACTGCGCGCCCACGCCCCTACGCGgctggggaggcggcggcggtggctaggGCCGGCGCGCCCATGCCCCTGCGCAGccgtggtggaggcggcggcggccatgggccgcGCACCCGCCCCCTTCCGCCCGgccagggcagcggcggcgggggccgggggccgagcgcccgcgccggcggccagggCTGCGGCGGGAGCCGGGCCCGCGTGATCGAGCCCGCGTTCGGggccggggtggcggcggcggctcacgCCGGAGGCCGGAGCGGCAGGGCGGCCCCGCGCACCTACGCCCGGGACAGCGGCGGTGGACTGTGCGCCCGAGCGCCGCAGCCTACAGGGCTCGTGGCGGTAGCGGTGCGGCTGCCAAAGCTCCCGCGGCCTGCAGGGCTCGCGGTCGTGGCGGTGCGGCTGCCGGCGCGCCTGGGCACCCGCGGCCTGcagggctcgcggcggcggcgaccgtggTCAGCAGTGCCGGCAGCGTGACACCTGCTGGGTGTGTCTGGGTTCACACCAGTCTTCAGGACGGCGGTAGCCCGATCTGCGTGCACGTCCACATGACGGCGGTGACTCGGCACTTCAGGGCCGGTTCATGGCGAGCAGAGGCAGAGCCATCCTAGCATCGCCGCTGCCAGTCAATGACCGGCGCTTCAGGGCCGACGGCGAGTGGAGGCAGAGCCATCCTAACATCGCCACTGCCAGTCAATGACCGGCGCTTCAGGGCCGACGGCGAGCGGAGGCAGCGCCATCCTAGCATCGCCGCTGCCAGTCAATGACCAGCGCTTCAAGGCCGACGGCGAGCGGAGGCAGAGCCATCCTAGCATCGCCGGTATTGGTGATAGATAGCAATaggttgaattcaaaagaacTGATTTCTCACCTTCTTACCCTTAGCTCGGTAGAACTCGTGGAAATCGAGTTCTTTTGTTGGGCACAATCGCACAATAGCAAGAACACAATGGCAGGAACACTAGCGAGGACACTGATGTAGAGAGAAGTTTCTTGTATTGCTTTCACTTGTTCAGCAGCTTACAATGGTGAAAGGGACCTCCTATTTATAGGAGTACATATGAATTACAGTGTGTGAATGAGTTGAATTCTTCCTCCCTTTCATTTAATTGGCCACCATCAAAGTCTTTGCATTCATATACTGTAGCTCAGCCTTTGATTCATAACAATCTGCAACAGGGGTGGACTGGTCGTGTTTGGATCGATCTTAGAGAATTCTAGGAACAGTGCGTGCACATTTCCCAAGaggagaatctcgcatgcatagagtactaaatgaagtctatttgcaaaacttctttaggaatgggtgtaacttttcacgacgaatttaatgacgataattaatcgatgattggctacagtgatactacagtaaccatcctctaatcacatggtcaaagacctcattagatacttcagggttctgaagttgattttgtaaattgattttgtttgacaccgtaattagcggtcaaagttgaTAAAATTTCTAGGCCAGACTTTCCTAGTtcaaaccaaacggggccacTCCATGACGCTCCGAACGTGCTCGATGGAAATACTAAAAAGGCCAACATCACCACACTCTGCTGATTCGTGTCAATACGAAGTCGTGACTAGGATCCAAGGGGTGGGGAGGTAATTTATCTATGTGACCCTTTTATATTCAGAAGAACATCTTATGTCACGTCTAGAGAAAGGGGCATCATTTAGTCACAAAAATGTATGTTTGGAACAAATGGCTGCAGGAAAACATGTAGGGATGGGCCGTCTAGTCGTCTTGCACCAAACGAAGAGAGCGCTATATGCAAAGCCATAAGGACAGCATCAGATCGGAAAGAAGGTTCCATTTTCTACCCATATGAAGGAACTTCGGGCTAGCAATcaagttaaaaaaaaattgtcttGTAAAGCACTGCATGATCCGGTACCTGACATACAAAATACCTCCAATCTTTAAAACATATTAAATGGTACACAACATAGTTGCTGTAATGAAATTGAAGCATCTGTGTGTGCTATGGAATTGCGCTTAAAATAAGTCATGGGAAATAAAGATTGTTGCCAAGTTCATGTTGGCTATAGAACACTATTGAAAACTTCAGCGTTTATTGATGTATCGTAACTATCAATAAACATGTAAGATGACACAAGTTTTCTTGTCTGGGGTCGTATGATGTGTGGGTACTACAAAAAGTTATTACCACATAGACATAAGCAACATGGATGGTGCAAAAATTTGAATATAAAAAATAAGTCACCAGTAGTGGTACATTTCGAATGTCCATGTACGACA
The nucleotide sequence above comes from Panicum virgatum strain AP13 chromosome 3K, P.virgatum_v5, whole genome shotgun sequence. Encoded proteins:
- the LOC120700811 gene encoding uncharacterized protein LOC120700811, which translates into the protein MLGWLCLRSPSALKRWSLTGSGDARMALPPLAVGPEAPVIDWQWRCMSDITKREFDALAVDGSNYLTWATDVEIKLDSMGLNHTIVQPEAGKDERTKPDKAKALHFLRHHLHPNLKSEYMTERDPLVLWQSLKDRFSQQRSIKITGADMIEKTLSTFHLGNIVLQQQYRNSKYTKYSEMSEVLSIAEQQNEVLMNNHSVQPTGSMAVPEAHANVAESSRNHKKGRGKGKWKGNRGAIFKGKGKGKPKGRIEAKKDKGDHSGEEQGECYRCGTKGHWSRKCRTPRHLVDLYQQSKKGKGQHESHFTTKPEAQERDDMNVDASGGDVRMGENEDSLLDDIDVFGDLQ